The following is a genomic window from Halobacterium sp. R2-5.
TGCCGTGCTCCCGCTCGCTTCGCTCGCGGGAACTCCGGTGGGGTTCGGCGCCCGAGCGCTCACTTCGCTCACGGCTCGCTCTGCTCGCCGTTCGTCTTCGAGGCGCGTAGCGCCTCGCACCGCTCGCGCTCGGTGAACCGCGGCCCTCGGGCCGCGGATGCTCGCGCCACGCCGCCGGCGGGCTGTCGCCGAACACTTTAGATCGGGCGATCCGAAGCGAGCTCCATGTCACGATGGCGCCGCGTCGTCCGACGGGAGCTCGCCCGGTACCGCGACGACACCGGGTGGCGGGTCGTCGAGTTACAGGAGCTGTACGACCAGCTGGGGCCGGTGCTCCGCGAGGAGTTCCCCGACAACCACAACCGGGAAGCGAAGCTCCGGCAGATTCTCCAGCAGCTCGCCGAGCGCGGCGAGATCGCGTTCGTGGACGGCGACGGCACCTACCGGATTCGCGAACTGGGTGAGACGGCAGCGCCGCTCGAGAACGAGGAGACGGGCGGGGACGGCTGGGAGTACGAGGCCAGCGAGTACGAGACAGCAGTGGGGTCGCGCTCGCTGCCGACGGCGTTCCGCGAGGCCGTCCTCTCGCGGTACGACACCGAGTGTCCGATCTCCGGCGTCGACCACCCGCGACTGCTCGACGTCGCACACGTGCTGTCGTGGAGCGACCACGAGTCGCTGCGCACGGACCCGGGCAACGTCGTCGCGCTCGACACGACCCACCACGCGGCCTTCGACGCGGAACTGTACACGCTCGACGCCGACTTCCGCCTGCACGTCTCGCCGGCGTTCGAGACGGACAGCGACCACCTGGAGCGAACGCTCCTCGCTCGGGACGGCGAACGCGTCGACGTCGGCCCCGACCTGCTCGACCCGGCGTACCTCGAACGACGGAACCGGTCGCTGGAGTGGTGGTGACTCTCCGCGAACCCAGTGACACGCGGGTAACTCGTTCGGGCGCGACTCGCCGGTGGGCGCAGGCTCTTTTCCCGGTAGCGACTGTACTCCCGTGTGAGCGACCAGACGAAAGCGGACTACGTAGACGACGTGGAAGTGGACGACGACTGGGACAGCCACCCGAGCGACGACGAGCTCGCGGAAGCCGTCGAGAACCTCGAAGCGAGCGGCTTCGAGGTGGAGGTCGTCGAGGACGCCGAGGCCGCCCTCGATGCGCTCGTCGACGAGATTCCGGCGGGCGCGTCCGTGATGAACGGCCACTCCACGACCCTCGAAGAGGTCGGGTTCGACGAGTTCCTGCACGGGGACGACCACGACTGGGAGAACCTCGCGGCCGAGGTCTGGAGCATCGACGACGACGAGGAGCGCGACGCCGCTCGCCGTGACGCCCAGGCGGCGGACTACTTCCTCGGCAGCGTGAACGGCATCGCTCGCGAGGACGGCGCGCTCGTCGCCGCGGACCTCTCCGGGAGCCGCGTCGGCGCGTACCCGTTCGCCGCCAAGAACCTCCTGCTCGTCGCGGGCGTGAACAAGGTCGTCGAGGACGTCGAGGCCGCCCGCGAGCGCCTCCACGAGTACGCCTACGCGTTCGAGAACGAGCGCGCACAGGAGGCCTACGGCGTCGAGAGCTACCCCTCCAAGGAGCTCGTCTACCGCCAGGAGGGCACCGAGGGTCGCACGACCGTCGTGCTCGTCGAGGAGACGCTCGGCTACTGAGGGGAAGGCTCTTTCTTCCGGCCGTCGTACGTAGCGTCGATGTACGACTTCGCGGTCGTCGGCGTCG
Proteins encoded in this region:
- a CDS encoding lactate utilization protein — encoded protein: MSDQTKADYVDDVEVDDDWDSHPSDDELAEAVENLEASGFEVEVVEDAEAALDALVDEIPAGASVMNGHSTTLEEVGFDEFLHGDDHDWENLAAEVWSIDDDEERDAARRDAQAADYFLGSVNGIAREDGALVAADLSGSRVGAYPFAAKNLLLVAGVNKVVEDVEAARERLHEYAYAFENERAQEAYGVESYPSKELVYRQEGTEGRTTVVLVEETLGY
- a CDS encoding HNH endonuclease translates to MSRWRRVVRRELARYRDDTGWRVVELQELYDQLGPVLREEFPDNHNREAKLRQILQQLAERGEIAFVDGDGTYRIRELGETAAPLENEETGGDGWEYEASEYETAVGSRSLPTAFREAVLSRYDTECPISGVDHPRLLDVAHVLSWSDHESLRTDPGNVVALDTTHHAAFDAELYTLDADFRLHVSPAFETDSDHLERTLLARDGERVDVGPDLLDPAYLERRNRSLEWW